Below is a window of Candidatus Poribacteria bacterium DNA.
TTGAAGACGGTCGAGCAATGCTGACGCTTTACGACGGACTTTCTTATGAACCCGCAACAGACAATCCAGATGAGTTTCGTATAACGAAGTTTCAACAACAAAAACTTTCACTTCAGATGACCGAAGACTTGGAGCGCGGCGAATTTCAAAATCAGACTCCGCGTTCGATGAGTGTTGCTCAACTCAAGGAATTCATCGGCACATTGCAATCCACCGTCCAAACCAGCGCAAACCCAGACTACGCACGCCATAAACTCCGTTTTGCTCAGGTCGAATATCACAAAAAATTCTCTATTCCATTTGCATGTTTCGCACTCGGTTTAATTGGTATTCCGTTAGGGTTGATGGTGAAACGGAGCGGCAAAATGATCGGATTTGGGATCGGATTAGCTGTAATCGTCATCTATTACTTATTATTACAAGCCGGGCAGACGGCAGGGGTTGACGATGTTCTCTCGCCAATCTTTGCTATGTGGCTACCGAATATTGTCATTGGGATATTTGGAATCGCGCTCAGTCTCTGGGTAATGGGCGAAGGAAAATTACGCGCTTGGCGGGATCGGGACAGGAAAGTGCCACTCGTTGTTAATAGGAAAGCAGAATCTTAGCTGCTATATCGCATACCTTATAGATATACAAAACGCAAAGTTGTAGCACACGCGTCCCACTGCCTCACGATTAAAAATAAAAGTTTCAGGATGTGAACATCGTTTGAATATTTTAGACCGTTACTTGCTTCGGGAATATCTCCGCGCCTTCATTGTTGGGCTCTGTTTCTTTATCGCCTTGGTTGTTATCGTCCGTCTGCTTGATTACGATCTCAAGAAGTTTGAGGACGATGTCGACTATATAACCGCGGTCAAGATTGTTTTTTTTCGAACGCCTCGTCGGATCATGGAAATGGTACCCATCGCTGCGTTCGTCGCTGTCTTTTTTACACTCGGCAGGA
It encodes the following:
- a CDS encoding LptF/LptG family permease gives rise to the protein MRILSRYILKEFFPPFIIALTCFTVMLIFNDLFRLTKLFVQKGVSPLYLIELIFYMMPVMVVLALPMAVLVAILLALGRLASDNEITAMKSHGVAFYQLMLPLLGVALILSFVNLALMDYALPQANLAYASLRRDIQKHNPAFVLEEATVMKELETEGKLWMYESTNAESGRMQNVKIWDSIWGGRPVFSHAQEATLAFEDGRAMLTLYDGLSYEPATDNPDEFRITKFQQQKLSLQMTEDLERGEFQNQTPRSMSVAQLKEFIGTLQSTVQTSANPDYARHKLRFAQVEYHKKFSIPFACFALGLIGIPLGLMVKRSGKMIGFGIGLAVIVIYYLLLQAGQTAGVDDVLSPIFAMWLPNIVIGIFGIALSLWVMGEGKLRAWRDRDRKVPLVVNRKAES